A single genomic interval of Bradyrhizobium sp. AZCC 1693 harbors:
- a CDS encoding PhzF family phenazine biosynthesis protein, giving the protein MKRRYITLDVFTDRAFGGNPLAVVLDAGGMSTEQMQAIATEFNYSETTFVLPPADPAHDAQVRIFTVNRELPFAGHPNVGTAFVLATQATKPSARLLFEEGAGLVPVEIVTVQGRVVSTEFTAPQPLNRMSHLPVEQAAACLSLPAGDIKTDRHAPQIISVGLSFLAVEVASREALRRARPDAAAFAKTFPCDGSDAVYFYTRDVPAGEKPCELQARMFHPGASGLSEDPATGSATAACAALLADLDDIKDGELKLKIGQGVDMGRPSLLLTRVRKKDGTVVSIHVGGSCVQIMEGTFGLDGKG; this is encoded by the coding sequence ATGAAGCGGCGTTATATCACTTTGGATGTTTTCACCGACCGCGCCTTCGGCGGCAATCCGCTGGCCGTCGTACTCGACGCCGGTGGAATGTCGACCGAACAGATGCAGGCGATCGCCACCGAGTTCAACTATTCGGAGACGACGTTCGTGCTGCCGCCGGCCGATCCCGCCCACGACGCGCAGGTGCGCATCTTCACGGTGAACAGGGAGCTACCCTTCGCGGGCCACCCCAATGTCGGCACCGCCTTCGTGCTGGCGACGCAGGCTACAAAGCCGTCGGCGCGGCTGCTGTTCGAGGAGGGTGCAGGTCTCGTGCCGGTCGAGATCGTGACCGTGCAGGGCAGGGTCGTCAGCACCGAATTCACCGCGCCGCAGCCGCTGAACCGGATGTCGCATCTTCCTGTCGAACAGGCGGCTGCCTGCCTCTCGCTGCCGGCTGGCGACATCAAGACTGACCGTCATGCGCCGCAGATCATCTCGGTCGGGCTGTCGTTTCTGGCCGTCGAAGTCGCCTCCCGCGAGGCGCTGCGACGGGCCAGGCCCGATGCTGCGGCGTTCGCAAAAACTTTCCCATGTGACGGCAGCGACGCCGTTTACTTCTACACACGCGACGTGCCGGCCGGCGAAAAGCCATGCGAGCTGCAGGCGCGGATGTTTCATCCCGGCGCCAGCGGGCTGTCCGAAGATCCCGCGACCGGCAGCGCGACGGCGGCCTGCGCGGCGCTGCTTGCCGATCTCGACGACATCAAGGACGGCGAACTGAAATTGAAGATCGGGCAGGGCGTCGACATGGGCCGGCCCAGCCTCTTGCTGACGCGCGTCCGCAAGAAGGATGGCACAGTCGTTTCCATCCATGTCGGCGGCAGTTGCGTGCAGATCATGGAGGGAACGTTCGGGCTTGATGGCAAGGGCTGA
- a CDS encoding DUF488 domain-containing protein has protein sequence MARRTKRLFTIGYEQTPAKAVLDELESAGVMLLVDVRAVASSRRPGFSKNQLAAGLDERGISYLHLKGLGTPKSGREAARSGKFGLLHKIYSAHLKTAQAKEELDELSALVNKSGPVCILCYERDHTHCHRQWIAEIIEERDGVKVENLVAPQV, from the coding sequence ATGGCCCGCAGGACAAAGCGTCTCTTCACCATCGGCTATGAGCAGACGCCGGCCAAGGCGGTGCTCGACGAGTTGGAAAGCGCCGGTGTCATGCTGCTCGTAGACGTGCGCGCGGTCGCATCCTCGCGGCGGCCGGGGTTCTCCAAGAATCAGCTCGCGGCAGGTCTGGACGAACGCGGCATTTCCTATCTTCACCTCAAGGGGCTCGGGACGCCGAAGAGCGGCCGTGAGGCGGCGCGCAGCGGCAAGTTCGGCCTGCTGCACAAGATCTATTCGGCGCATCTGAAGACGGCGCAGGCGAAGGAGGAGCTCGACGAGCTGTCGGCGCTGGTGAACAAGTCCGGTCCTGTCTGCATTCTCTGCTATGAGCGCGATCATACCCATTGCCACCGGCAATGGATTGCCGAGATCATCGAGGAGCGCGACGGCGTGAAGGTGGAGAATCTGGTCGCGCCGCAAGTGTAG
- a CDS encoding Bug family tripartite tricarboxylate transporter substrate binding protein: protein MNRISRSLTWTLALLVCGAAAAHAQTGYPDRPVKIIVPIGPGGSYDLVGRQLADALSKRMGQAFVVENKPGAGTVVGTQAASQSEPDGYTLVVGGLSNMAFNSALYSKLGYDPRKDFVPVALIYKFGYVMVGRKDLPHGKLADIVAAAKANPGSISVATAGVGTGQHLVAAAFMKAAGVKFQEIPYKGSPPAFTDLLAGRIDLFFDSNAAGLPYVQSGQAKGIAVLSSKRSPLAPDVPTMSEAGVPGLDVDSWLGIFAPAKTPPDAIAKLRKEIRASLPELKERFEKSGGEVWDLPDDKLDAFVASEYDNWTKLIREAGIKLD from the coding sequence ATGAACCGAATTAGCCGCTCGCTGACATGGACACTCGCGCTGCTCGTCTGCGGCGCTGCGGCGGCGCACGCACAGACCGGCTATCCCGATCGGCCGGTGAAGATCATCGTCCCGATCGGGCCGGGCGGCAGTTACGATCTGGTCGGGCGGCAGCTTGCGGATGCGCTGTCGAAGCGGATGGGGCAGGCCTTCGTGGTCGAGAACAAGCCGGGCGCCGGCACCGTGGTCGGCACGCAGGCGGCAAGCCAGAGCGAGCCGGACGGCTACACGCTGGTGGTCGGCGGGCTCTCCAACATGGCGTTCAATTCGGCGCTGTATTCGAAGCTCGGCTACGATCCCCGCAAGGATTTCGTGCCGGTCGCGCTGATCTACAAGTTCGGTTACGTGATGGTCGGCCGCAAGGATTTGCCGCATGGCAAGCTGGCGGACATCGTCGCGGCTGCAAAGGCCAACCCCGGCTCGATTTCGGTCGCGACGGCCGGCGTCGGCACCGGCCAGCATCTGGTGGCGGCTGCGTTCATGAAGGCGGCAGGCGTAAAATTTCAGGAGATCCCCTACAAGGGCTCGCCGCCGGCCTTCACCGACCTGCTCGCCGGCCGCATCGACCTGTTCTTCGATTCGAACGCTGCCGGGCTGCCTTACGTGCAGTCGGGGCAGGCTAAGGGCATTGCGGTGCTGTCGTCGAAACGCAGCCCGCTGGCGCCTGACGTGCCGACCATGTCGGAAGCCGGCGTGCCCGGCCTCGATGTCGATTCCTGGCTTGGGATTTTTGCGCCCGCAAAAACCCCGCCGGATGCGATCGCAAAACTGCGGAAGGAAATCCGCGCCTCACTGCCCGAGCTCAAGGAGCGTTTTGAGAAGAGCGGCGGAGAGGTGTGGGATCTCCCGGACGACAAGCTCGATGCCTTCGTCGCGTCGGAATACGACAACTGGACAAAGCTGATCCGCGAGGCCGGCATCAAGCTGGATTAG
- a CDS encoding DUF72 domain-containing protein, translated as MSRPSKSTAKNSGNIFIGIGGWTFEPWRGVFYPEKLAQAKELSYAASKLTSIEINGTYYGSQKPESFRKWAREVPDGFVFSLKGPRFATNRRVLAEAGDSVKRFYDSGVLELGDRLGPVLWQFAPTKKFDEADFGKFLELLPRKHEGRALRHVVEVRHDSFCVPEFIALLRKFETPVVFAEHGKYPAIADVVSDFVYARLQKGNDELKTCYPPKQLDAWAKRFQAWAGGGEPDDLPRVDKAKPTKAPRDVFAYVIHEGKVRAPAGAMELIERVK; from the coding sequence GTGAGCAGGCCTTCCAAATCGACCGCGAAAAACAGCGGCAACATCTTTATCGGCATCGGCGGCTGGACCTTCGAGCCGTGGCGCGGGGTGTTTTATCCCGAAAAGCTCGCGCAGGCGAAGGAGCTGTCCTACGCCGCATCGAAGCTGACCTCGATCGAGATCAACGGCACCTATTACGGCTCGCAGAAGCCGGAGAGTTTTCGCAAATGGGCGCGCGAGGTGCCGGACGGATTCGTGTTCTCGCTGAAGGGACCGCGCTTCGCGACCAACCGTCGCGTGCTGGCGGAAGCCGGCGATTCCGTAAAGCGCTTCTACGATTCCGGCGTGCTGGAGCTCGGCGACCGGCTCGGTCCGGTGCTGTGGCAGTTCGCGCCGACCAAAAAATTCGACGAGGCCGATTTCGGCAAGTTCCTCGAACTGTTGCCGCGCAAGCACGAAGGCCGCGCGCTGCGTCACGTAGTCGAGGTGCGGCATGACAGTTTCTGCGTGCCGGAGTTCATCGCGCTGCTGCGCAAGTTCGAGACGCCCGTCGTGTTCGCCGAGCACGGCAAATATCCGGCGATTGCCGATGTCGTCAGCGACTTCGTCTATGCGAGGCTGCAGAAGGGCAATGACGAGCTCAAGACCTGCTATCCGCCGAAGCAGCTCGACGCCTGGGCCAAGCGCTTCCAGGCCTGGGCCGGTGGCGGCGAGCCCGATGATCTGCCGCGCGTCGACAAGGCCAAGCCGACGAAGGCGCCGCGCGACGTGTTCGCCTATGTCATCCACGAGGGCAAGGTGCGCGCACCGGCCGGCGCGATGGAATTGATCGAGCGTGTGAAGTAA
- a CDS encoding phasin family protein has product MQPAAAESAAEPVPVSLQTIANAYRDYTRKSIEEFGSFVEQLSGVRSLDKAMTVQSEFVKRAYETSVAESQKICELHNRLAKQTLDPFKGLTGKTPATHGKS; this is encoded by the coding sequence ATCCAGCCCGCAGCAGCCGAGTCCGCGGCGGAGCCGGTACCGGTTAGCCTGCAGACCATCGCGAATGCCTATCGCGACTACACCAGGAAATCGATCGAGGAGTTCGGATCGTTTGTCGAACAGCTCAGCGGCGTTCGCTCGCTCGACAAGGCGATGACGGTTCAGAGCGAATTCGTGAAGCGGGCCTATGAAACTTCGGTCGCCGAGTCGCAGAAGATCTGCGAACTCCACAACCGGCTCGCCAAGCAGACCCTCGACCCATTCAAGGGGTTGACGGGCAAGACGCCGGCGACGCACGGCAAGTCCTGA
- a CDS encoding glycosyltransferase family 2 protein — translation MNDAIKPGPETPSQAGLPELSVVVPTFNERDNVTVLYRRLEATLSGIAWEVVFVDDNSPDGTWEVVRGLARRDSRVRCVRRIGRRGLSGACIEGILASSGPYAAVIDADLQHDETQLPKMVALLRTGETELVVGSRYVEGGSADSFNKQRAGASQLATEVARRVLKVEVADPMSGFFMIRRDRFEQLAPELSTQGFKILLDVIATAQGKLRAIEIPYTFGSRQHGESKLDSMVALDFLGLVLAKLTHDVVSLRFLLFAMVGGTGLVVHLTALFIAHEILQMPFAEAQAIGALVAMTSNFILNNFLTYRDQRLKGFAILRGLLLFYLVCGVGLLANVGVAFAVFDQEPIWWLAGAAGALMGVVWNYAMSGLFVWRKR, via the coding sequence ATGAATGACGCCATCAAACCGGGCCCCGAAACCCCGTCGCAGGCCGGTTTGCCTGAGCTTTCGGTCGTTGTGCCGACCTTCAACGAGCGCGACAACGTCACCGTGTTGTACCGGCGGCTGGAAGCCACGCTATCAGGCATTGCCTGGGAAGTGGTCTTTGTCGACGACAATTCCCCTGACGGAACCTGGGAAGTGGTGCGAGGGCTGGCGCGGAGGGATTCCCGCGTCCGCTGTGTCCGCCGGATCGGGCGGCGGGGCCTGTCGGGGGCATGCATCGAGGGCATTTTGGCATCGAGCGGCCCCTATGCAGCGGTCATCGACGCCGATCTGCAGCACGACGAAACGCAACTGCCGAAGATGGTCGCGCTGTTGCGGACCGGCGAGACGGAACTCGTGGTCGGCAGCCGCTATGTCGAGGGCGGCAGCGCCGACAGTTTCAACAAGCAGCGGGCAGGGGCCAGTCAGCTTGCAACCGAGGTTGCCAGGCGCGTCCTGAAGGTTGAGGTCGCCGATCCCATGAGCGGCTTCTTCATGATCCGCCGCGACCGCTTCGAGCAACTGGCGCCAGAGCTCTCGACCCAGGGCTTCAAGATCCTGCTCGACGTCATTGCGACCGCGCAGGGCAAGCTGCGCGCCATCGAAATTCCCTACACTTTCGGTTCGCGCCAGCACGGCGAGAGCAAGCTCGATTCCATGGTGGCGCTGGATTTCCTCGGCCTGGTGCTGGCGAAGCTGACGCACGACGTGGTGTCGCTGCGTTTCCTGTTGTTTGCAATGGTCGGGGGCACCGGCCTTGTCGTGCATCTCACGGCGCTGTTCATTGCGCATGAAATCCTCCAGATGCCGTTTGCGGAGGCGCAGGCCATCGGCGCGCTGGTTGCCATGACCAGCAATTTCATCCTGAACAATTTTCTCACCTATCGCGACCAGCGGCTGAAGGGATTTGCGATCCTGCGCGGCCTGTTGCTGTTCTATCTCGTCTGCGGGGTCGGACTGCTCGCCAATGTCGGCGTCGCGTTCGCGGTCTTCGACCAGGAACCGATCTGGTGGCTCGCGGGCGCCGCAGGCGCGCTGATGGGCGTGGTCTGGAATTACGCGATGTCCGGACTGTTCGTCTGGCGCAAGCGATGA